From a region of the Spelaeicoccus albus genome:
- the wecC gene encoding UDP-N-acetyl-D-mannosamine dehydrogenase, with protein MKREDREKTLTNEFKQVCVVGLGYIGLPTAAVIAQQGVSVVGVDLNAATVDAVSRGEVPFAEPDLGTTVAGAVSTGNLRASRVPEPADAYIVAVPTPVTESHDADLRHIDAAAASIAPHLSGGELIVLESTSPPGTTARLAERVLAERPDLSLEGAPESSVVYFAHCPERVLPGRIMIEIVTNDRIVGGLNDGATERASDLYGLFTKGELLRTDAVTAEMSKLVENSFRDVNIAFANELSIISDKLNIDVGELIRLANHHPRVNILNPGPGVGGHCIAVDPWFIVSKAPEESRMIRMAREVNDAKPQFVVNKIVEAARKFDKPTIAVLGLAFKANVDDLRGSPAVEITRLLAEILPDAKVLAVEPHVDELPDALVSFENVELVEAGEALADANILVKLTGHAAFDDVMSEIPINTVTISAAAA; from the coding sequence GTGAAGCGTGAGGATCGAGAAAAGACGTTGACGAACGAATTCAAGCAGGTGTGCGTGGTCGGGCTGGGTTATATCGGCCTGCCCACTGCTGCGGTGATCGCCCAGCAGGGCGTAAGCGTCGTGGGGGTCGACCTGAACGCTGCCACGGTCGATGCCGTCAGCCGTGGTGAAGTGCCGTTTGCTGAGCCCGATCTCGGCACGACGGTTGCCGGCGCCGTGAGTACCGGGAATCTGCGTGCCAGCCGGGTACCCGAGCCGGCTGACGCGTATATCGTTGCCGTCCCGACTCCCGTCACGGAATCGCACGATGCCGACCTTCGACACATTGATGCGGCAGCCGCAAGTATTGCACCGCACCTCAGTGGCGGCGAGCTGATTGTGCTCGAATCGACGTCGCCCCCCGGCACGACGGCGAGATTGGCGGAAAGAGTATTAGCCGAGCGGCCGGACTTGAGCCTTGAGGGCGCGCCGGAGTCGTCCGTCGTGTACTTTGCGCATTGCCCGGAGAGAGTACTGCCCGGACGAATCATGATTGAAATCGTGACAAATGATCGAATCGTTGGCGGGCTCAACGATGGAGCAACTGAACGGGCGTCCGATCTCTACGGGTTGTTCACGAAAGGCGAGTTACTGCGCACGGACGCGGTGACGGCCGAGATGAGCAAACTCGTCGAGAACTCGTTTCGCGATGTGAACATCGCCTTCGCCAACGAACTGTCGATCATCTCCGACAAGCTGAACATCGATGTGGGCGAGTTGATCCGACTGGCCAACCACCATCCCCGAGTGAACATCCTCAACCCGGGTCCGGGGGTTGGGGGCCACTGCATCGCCGTCGATCCCTGGTTCATCGTGTCGAAGGCCCCCGAGGAGTCACGGATGATCCGTATGGCCCGCGAAGTCAACGATGCGAAACCACAGTTCGTCGTCAACAAGATTGTTGAGGCGGCGCGAAAGTTCGATAAGCCAACCATTGCTGTGCTCGGCTTGGCATTCAAAGCGAACGTCGACGACCTGCGCGGCTCGCCTGCCGTAGAAATCACCCGGCTATTGGCAGAAATATTGCCGGATGCGAAGGTTCTCGCTGTCGAGCCGCACGTCGATGAGTTGCCGGATGCACTCGTCTCATTCGAGAACGTCGAACTCGTCGAAGCAGGCGAAGCACTGGCTGACGCGAATATTCTCGTTAAGCTGACGGGGCACGCCGCTTTCGACGACGTCATGAGTGAGATCCCGATCAACACCGTTACAATCAGCGCGGCGGCTGCATAG